In Rheinheimera sp. MM224, one DNA window encodes the following:
- a CDS encoding penicillin-binding transpeptidase domain-containing protein, which yields MIKKPAAPKKQAKKNQQPTVISWRFAFVIVSLFAVFSGLIIRAAYLQVLEPEMLLEQGDMRTLRVKSDAAMRGMILDRNGEELAVSVPVQSIWADPQLVLRSRHKIDERRWHALADMLQISPQQLSDKIGADDSKRFVYLQRQASPATVDYIKQLKIPGIAFQQESRRYYPAGEVTAHLLGFTNVDDQGMEGIERQFNDVLTGKPALKTIRKDAKGREIEVLSQTDGQASNNIQLSIDQRIQAVAYRELKKAVMQFGATSGSVVVVDVHNGEVLALANAPSYNPNNRKNTDSNRYRNRAITDTFEPGSTIKPLPVLAALENGTATMDTVISTGYGPVRIGGRLVRDINGYGDLDLTGIMRKSSNIGVTRLALGLPTDKFLDMYYKMGVGSETGLGLTGETPGVLREQRRWGEHALATISFGYSFTVNAVQLARIYATIANGGVSYPLSIFKSDKKPLGERVVSEQHADNMVAMLEAVVGPGGSAKKAAVPGYRVGGKTGTAKKAGIRGYSDDYIGSFAGIAPISNPRIAVVVIINEPSGDYYYGGEVAAPVFSAVSGAAMQLLNIAPDANDSRITKVSEVPNAG from the coding sequence ATGATAAAGAAACCAGCAGCACCTAAAAAGCAGGCGAAAAAGAATCAACAGCCGACTGTCATCAGTTGGCGTTTTGCTTTTGTAATTGTGTCCTTATTTGCGGTATTCAGCGGCCTGATTATCCGTGCAGCTTATTTGCAGGTGTTAGAACCTGAAATGCTGTTGGAACAGGGCGATATGCGCACCTTGCGGGTGAAATCTGACGCTGCCATGCGTGGTATGATTTTAGACCGTAACGGTGAAGAACTGGCGGTCAGCGTTCCTGTGCAGTCCATTTGGGCTGACCCACAACTGGTGCTGCGCAGCAGACACAAAATTGATGAACGCCGTTGGCATGCGCTGGCTGATATGCTGCAAATCAGCCCGCAGCAACTGTCGGATAAGATTGGTGCCGATGACTCCAAACGTTTTGTCTATCTGCAACGTCAGGCTAGTCCTGCCACAGTGGATTACATTAAACAGCTAAAAATTCCGGGCATTGCCTTTCAGCAGGAATCACGCCGTTATTATCCGGCCGGTGAAGTCACTGCGCATTTGTTAGGTTTTACCAATGTGGATGATCAGGGCATGGAAGGCATTGAACGTCAGTTTAACGACGTTTTAACCGGCAAACCTGCACTCAAAACTATACGTAAAGATGCCAAAGGCCGTGAAATTGAAGTGCTGTCACAAACCGATGGTCAGGCATCCAATAATATTCAACTGAGTATCGACCAGCGTATTCAGGCTGTGGCTTACCGTGAGCTGAAAAAAGCTGTGATGCAGTTTGGTGCTACCTCTGGCTCTGTTGTCGTAGTGGATGTGCATAACGGTGAAGTGCTGGCCTTGGCCAATGCACCTTCGTACAACCCGAACAACAGAAAAAATACCGACAGCAACAGATACCGTAACCGCGCTATTACCGATACCTTCGAGCCAGGTTCAACCATTAAACCTTTGCCTGTTTTAGCGGCTCTGGAGAATGGCACTGCCACTATGGATACAGTCATTTCAACTGGTTATGGCCCGGTTCGTATCGGTGGTCGTTTAGTGCGGGATATCAATGGTTATGGCGATTTGGACTTAACCGGCATTATGCGCAAATCCAGTAACATAGGTGTGACCCGCTTAGCTTTAGGTCTGCCGACCGACAAGTTCCTCGATATGTATTACAAGATGGGCGTGGGCTCTGAAACGGGTTTAGGCCTGACAGGTGAAACCCCTGGTGTGTTACGTGAACAACGCCGTTGGGGTGAGCATGCGTTAGCCACCATTTCTTTTGGTTATAGCTTTACCGTAAACGCAGTACAGCTGGCCCGCATTTACGCCACTATCGCCAATGGCGGTGTGTCTTACCCATTGTCTATTTTCAAAAGTGATAAAAAGCCTTTAGGTGAACGTGTCGTCAGCGAACAACATGCCGACAATATGGTTGCCATGTTAGAAGCTGTGGTTGGCCCTGGCGGCAGTGCGAAAAAAGCCGCTGTTCCAGGTTATCGCGTAGGTGGTAAAACAGGGACGGCGAAAAAGGCCGGTATCCGTGGTTACAGCGATGATTACATTGGCTCTTTTGCCGGTATAGCACCTATTTCAAATCCTCGAATTGCTGTGGTGGTTATTATCAACGAACCAAGCGGCGATTATTACTACGGTGGTGAAGTCGCTGCTCCTGTGTTCTCCGCTGTATCGGGCGCTGCGATGCAGTTATTAAATATCGCACCTGATGCAAACGATAGCCGTATTACCAAAGTCAGTGAGGTGCCCAATGCAGGCTAA
- the mraZ gene encoding division/cell wall cluster transcriptional repressor MraZ yields MFRGSFSLTLDDKGRLALPTRYRDALFADAEGAMVCTIHTKDPCLLLYPLPEWEDVAEQLQRLSNQNPQELRFKRLLIGHASDCDMDKSGRILLPAPLRSHASLTKNIRLVGQLNKFEIWDEDTWNKRVAEDMAIERDMSVDAEISERLQDFVL; encoded by the coding sequence ATGTTCCGTGGGTCGTTTTCTTTAACATTGGATGATAAGGGTCGGTTAGCGCTTCCAACGCGTTACCGTGATGCCTTATTTGCTGATGCAGAAGGTGCCATGGTTTGTACTATTCACACCAAAGATCCTTGTTTACTGCTGTATCCATTACCTGAATGGGAAGATGTTGCGGAACAGCTGCAGCGTTTATCCAACCAAAACCCACAAGAGTTGCGCTTTAAACGTTTATTGATAGGCCACGCGTCGGATTGTGACATGGATAAAAGCGGCCGCATTCTATTACCTGCGCCACTAAGAAGCCATGCCAGCCTGACAAAAAACATCCGTTTAGTCGGACAACTTAACAAATTCGAGATCTGGGACGAAGACACCTGGAATAAACGTGTTGCCGAAGATATGGCAATTGAACGTGATATGTCCGTCGACGCTGAGATCTCCGAACGGCTGCAGGATTTTGTACTCTGA
- the ftsL gene encoding cell division protein FtsL, giving the protein MSAIKLNRLIIGDIWQHKFLLVLMLCCLGSALAVVEFTHMNRQLTMHEDKILQHRDTLEMEWRNLLLEQRALSEHSRVEELAATKLNMVRPSGPQDVVVQEP; this is encoded by the coding sequence ATGAGCGCCATCAAACTGAACCGTCTGATCATCGGCGATATCTGGCAACACAAGTTTTTGCTGGTGCTGATGTTGTGTTGTTTAGGTTCAGCTTTGGCCGTGGTGGAGTTCACTCATATGAACCGCCAACTGACGATGCACGAAGATAAAATACTGCAACATCGCGACACCCTGGAAATGGAGTGGCGCAACTTATTGCTGGAGCAGAGGGCCTTGTCTGAACACAGCAGGGTGGAAGAGCTGGCAGCGACCAAACTGAATATGGTCAGGCCCAGCGGCCCGCAAGATGTGGTGGTGCAGGAACCATGA
- the rsmH gene encoding 16S rRNA (cytosine(1402)-N(4))-methyltransferase RsmH translates to MDQSAHISVLLAETIDGLAIKPDGIYLDGTFGRGGHSRVILSKLGEQGRLYGIDRDPAAIAAAQPLLADPRFSITHSPFAALAQIAEDKGITGKVDGILLDLGVSSPQLDDAERGFSFMRDGPLDMRMDPTSGISAADWLAKADVEDITFVLREYGEEKSAWRIANAIVDSRSEQPLTRTAQLASLISTVVPKSHKEKKHPATRSFQGIRIYINSELDQIKTALDAAVHVLKPGGRLTVISFHSLEDRMVKQFMRLKSKGAAIPKGLPLTQDQLNLYTPLKLIGKAIMPSDAELEHNVRARSAVLRIAEKTA, encoded by the coding sequence ATGGATCAAAGCGCCCATATCTCCGTACTATTGGCCGAGACCATAGACGGATTAGCCATTAAACCCGACGGGATTTATCTCGACGGTACTTTTGGCCGCGGTGGTCACAGCAGAGTGATCTTGTCTAAATTAGGCGAACAAGGCCGTTTATACGGTATTGACCGCGACCCGGCTGCTATTGCTGCCGCCCAGCCTTTATTGGCCGACCCTCGTTTTTCTATTACCCACAGTCCTTTTGCTGCATTAGCCCAAATTGCTGAAGACAAAGGCATTACCGGCAAAGTAGACGGTATATTGTTGGATTTAGGTGTGTCCTCTCCTCAACTGGATGATGCTGAACGTGGCTTCAGCTTTATGCGTGATGGCCCACTGGATATGCGTATGGATCCAACATCAGGTATTTCTGCTGCCGACTGGCTGGCAAAAGCTGATGTGGAAGACATTACTTTTGTGTTGCGTGAATACGGCGAAGAAAAATCAGCCTGGCGTATAGCCAATGCCATAGTCGACAGCCGCAGTGAGCAGCCACTGACCCGCACAGCTCAGTTGGCCAGCTTAATCAGCACCGTGGTACCAAAAAGCCATAAAGAGAAAAAACATCCTGCGACCCGCAGCTTTCAGGGCATTCGGATTTATATCAACAGTGAGCTGGACCAGATCAAAACTGCGCTGGATGCTGCTGTGCATGTATTAAAACCTGGTGGCCGTTTAACGGTGATCAGCTTCCATTCGCTGGAAGATCGGATGGTAAAGCAGTTTATGCGTTTAAAAAGCAAAGGCGCCGCCATTCCTAAAGGTTTGCCATTAACGCAAGACCAACTGAACCTGTACACACCATTAAAGCTGATTGGCAAAGCCATTATGCCGTCTGATGCTGAACTGGAACACAACGTCAGAGCCCGTAGCGCTGTATTACGTATTGCGGAGAAAACCGCATGA
- a CDS encoding UDP-N-acetylmuramoyl-tripeptide--D-alanyl-D-alanine ligase — protein sequence MIPLQTKEIAQLVQGQLVGADIQIQSVSTDSRNITQGDLFIALKGPNFDGHQFAADVISKGAVALIVDQQLPVAVPQIIVADTRLALGALGAAVKQKVNPKSVAVTGSVGKTTVKEMMAAILDRIGNVLATAGNFNNDIGAPLTLLRLTEQHQYAVMELGANHLGEIAYTSSLVKPEVSIITNVAAAHLEGFGDLFGVARAKGEIYGSLGADGVAIVPLDSEFSDYWLKRLQDKTVLTFSSTQAADFTAEHIVLNEQGCASFDLVCPQGRIFIQLVLPGKHNVANALAAAAATLTLGASLTDVQLGLAAMKPVKGRINVTVASDKLRLIDDTYNANSESTKAAIDLLATYPGFRVLVFGDMGELGADARLYHEEVGLYAKQKGINLLFTLGVLSQSASDLFNGQGAHFSSRQQLIQKLSPILDEQSSSTVLVKGSRSAKMELVVQDLLERCQQEISSC from the coding sequence ATGATCCCTTTACAAACAAAAGAAATAGCACAGTTAGTGCAGGGACAACTGGTTGGCGCTGATATTCAAATTCAGAGCGTCAGCACAGACAGCCGCAATATTACTCAAGGCGATTTGTTTATTGCCTTAAAAGGCCCGAACTTTGATGGTCATCAGTTTGCTGCTGATGTGATCAGCAAAGGCGCTGTGGCTTTGATTGTTGATCAGCAACTGCCTGTGGCAGTGCCGCAAATTATCGTTGCTGACACCCGCTTAGCTTTAGGGGCTTTAGGCGCGGCAGTGAAACAAAAGGTCAATCCTAAATCTGTGGCTGTGACTGGCAGTGTCGGTAAAACCACAGTCAAAGAAATGATGGCCGCTATTTTGGACCGCATTGGCAATGTGCTGGCGACCGCAGGCAACTTTAATAACGATATTGGTGCGCCTTTAACCTTATTACGTTTAACAGAGCAGCATCAGTACGCTGTGATGGAGCTGGGTGCCAATCATTTAGGTGAAATTGCTTACACTTCTTCGTTGGTGAAACCTGAAGTCTCTATTATCACCAATGTGGCGGCAGCCCATCTGGAAGGTTTTGGTGACTTGTTTGGTGTAGCTCGTGCCAAAGGCGAAATTTATGGCTCTTTAGGTGCTGATGGCGTTGCTATAGTGCCATTGGACAGCGAGTTTTCTGATTATTGGTTAAAGCGTCTGCAGGATAAAACTGTCTTGACCTTCAGCAGCACTCAGGCGGCCGATTTTACCGCTGAACATATAGTGCTGAATGAGCAAGGTTGTGCCAGCTTTGATTTAGTTTGTCCACAAGGCCGGATTTTTATTCAGCTGGTGTTACCTGGTAAACATAACGTGGCCAACGCTTTAGCAGCAGCTGCTGCTACTTTGACTTTAGGTGCCAGCCTGACCGATGTGCAGTTAGGTTTAGCGGCAATGAAGCCTGTCAAAGGCCGCATTAATGTCACAGTAGCCAGCGACAAATTACGTTTGATTGACGATACCTACAACGCGAATTCTGAATCCACTAAGGCCGCTATCGACTTATTGGCTACTTATCCGGGCTTCAGAGTATTGGTGTTTGGCGATATGGGCGAACTGGGCGCTGATGCCCGTTTGTACCATGAAGAAGTAGGTTTATACGCCAAACAAAAGGGGATTAATCTGTTATTCACCCTGGGTGTGTTATCACAGAGCGCCAGTGATTTATTTAACGGCCAAGGGGCCCATTTTAGTTCCCGTCAGCAACTGATCCAAAAGTTAAGCCCGATCCTTGATGAACAGTCGAGTAGCACCGTACTGGTCAAAGGTTCGCGCAGCGCCAAAATGGAATTGGTCGTGCAGGACTTGCTAGAAAGATGTCAGCAGGAGATCAGCTCATGTTAG
- the murD gene encoding UDP-N-acetylmuramoyl-L-alanine--D-glutamate ligase codes for MNAKLFQGKRVAVIGLGLSGLATVRFLLKQGVKPVLMDTRLKVSGLEQIPTDKVDGIYLGELDANRLAHMDVLVVSPGLDPKHPAIRFALAQGAHLIGDVELFALQNQKPVLAITGANGKSTVTSLTAHMLQCSGLRAVAAGNIGLPILDALQSDADVFVLELSSFQLDTTHSLQSKAACILNVTEDHMDRYGTMAAYAASKQRVYQGTDLAIYNKADGLTTPKTSVPALALDLAGADYGVVQHQGESWLLVVAEPLMPVREMTIVGLHNQFNALASCALALAAGASREGLVKALQTFTSLPHRCQLVLDQKGVRWVNDSKATNVGATLAAIDGLRSEVRGKLILIAGGDGKGADFSELATVLNRDVDHLITLGQDGPAIAALKAGSFEVKDLMAAVKTAAQLATADDLVLLSPACASLDMFKNYEDRGQQFAAAVQKVWL; via the coding sequence ATGAACGCTAAGTTGTTCCAGGGAAAACGTGTTGCTGTGATAGGACTAGGCCTTTCAGGTCTGGCCACAGTACGCTTTTTGCTGAAACAAGGCGTGAAACCAGTTTTGATGGATACCCGCTTAAAAGTGTCAGGGCTGGAACAGATCCCAACTGACAAAGTGGACGGTATTTATTTAGGTGAACTGGACGCCAACCGTTTAGCTCATATGGACGTGTTGGTAGTCAGCCCTGGCTTAGACCCTAAACATCCGGCTATACGTTTTGCCTTGGCACAAGGTGCTCATCTGATTGGTGATGTGGAACTATTTGCACTGCAAAATCAGAAACCTGTACTGGCTATTACCGGCGCCAATGGCAAGTCGACTGTCACCAGTTTAACTGCTCATATGCTGCAATGTTCTGGCTTACGGGCTGTAGCAGCCGGCAATATTGGTTTGCCTATTCTGGATGCGCTGCAAAGCGATGCTGATGTGTTTGTACTTGAGCTGTCGAGCTTCCAGCTGGATACCACTCATTCTTTACAAAGCAAAGCCGCCTGTATTCTCAATGTGACTGAAGATCATATGGACAGATACGGCACTATGGCCGCTTATGCTGCTTCAAAACAACGGGTGTATCAGGGCACGGATCTGGCGATTTACAATAAAGCCGATGGCTTAACTACACCAAAAACTTCGGTGCCTGCTCTGGCTTTAGATTTAGCAGGTGCAGACTACGGTGTGGTTCAGCATCAGGGCGAAAGCTGGTTGTTAGTTGTAGCAGAGCCTCTAATGCCAGTGCGTGAAATGACCATAGTGGGTTTGCATAACCAGTTTAATGCGTTGGCCAGCTGTGCTTTAGCTTTAGCTGCCGGAGCAAGCCGCGAAGGCTTAGTCAAAGCGCTGCAGACCTTTACCTCATTACCGCACCGTTGCCAGTTAGTGTTGGATCAAAAAGGCGTACGTTGGGTCAACGACTCCAAAGCCACCAATGTCGGCGCAACGCTAGCTGCTATTGACGGTTTACGCTCTGAAGTAAGAGGCAAATTGATTTTAATTGCAGGCGGTGATGGCAAAGGTGCAGATTTCAGTGAATTGGCCACAGTGCTGAATCGTGATGTCGATCACTTAATTACTTTAGGCCAGGACGGTCCTGCGATAGCTGCGTTAAAAGCGGGCAGCTTTGAAGTGAAAGATTTAATGGCAGCAGTGAAAACTGCGGCTCAACTGGCCACTGCTGATGATTTGGTGTTGTTATCACCTGCCTGTGCCAGCTTAGATATGTTTAAAAATTACGAAGACCGTGGCCAGCAGTTTGCTGCAGCTGTGCAGAAGGTGTGGTTATGA
- a CDS encoding UDP-N-acetylmuramoyl-L-alanyl-D-glutamate--2,6-diaminopimelate ligase produces MQANSLQLWLTPFAIQLPGSVAALPLQGLRINSAEVQSGDVFLALPGTKTHGNQFVEKALAAGAVLVLTDTQSALNDERIVVVNKLVELLPVLAAAFYPHQVQQLVGITGTNGKSSTAIFVNQLAVLLQQQAAVIGTLGYGDYRSLTALNNTTPHLVDIHRILATEAAKGCALVAMEVSSHALVQQRVAGLQFEVAVFTNLTRDHLDYHGTMQAYGEAKALLFKADLAKKAVINVSDEFGRQLAADCTLPVLAYGQFKDCQGYSEYLAYDQLEITPLGYQFRLSSHLGQQLLQLKVLGEFNIQNVLAAFGAMLQLGHSFEALVGAAEQLCSVPGRIEQFYQAHRKVMAVVDYAHTPDALEQTLIAVRNHCQGQLWVVFGCGGDRDKGKRPLMGAIAERLADQLIITADNPRTEDVMAICLDIAAGCTEQQYQLITDRKTAIRTALEQAKAGDLVLIAGKGHEDYQIIGHEVLPYDERAFVRQLVTETAL; encoded by the coding sequence ATGCAGGCTAACTCACTCCAGCTATGGCTGACTCCTTTTGCAATCCAGCTGCCAGGCTCCGTGGCAGCTTTGCCATTACAGGGTCTGCGTATCAACAGCGCTGAAGTACAAAGCGGTGATGTGTTTCTGGCTTTGCCAGGCACTAAAACTCATGGCAATCAGTTTGTTGAAAAAGCCTTAGCCGCAGGTGCTGTATTGGTACTGACTGATACTCAGAGCGCGCTGAATGATGAGCGTATTGTGGTTGTAAATAAGCTAGTTGAATTGCTGCCTGTTTTAGCTGCTGCTTTTTATCCACATCAGGTGCAGCAACTTGTGGGTATTACCGGCACCAACGGTAAATCCAGTACTGCTATTTTTGTCAATCAGCTTGCTGTGTTGTTACAACAACAAGCCGCTGTGATTGGCACTTTGGGCTATGGCGATTACCGTAGCCTGACCGCTTTGAATAACACCACCCCTCATCTGGTGGATATTCACCGTATTCTTGCGACTGAAGCCGCTAAAGGCTGTGCTTTGGTGGCTATGGAAGTATCTTCTCATGCCTTAGTGCAACAACGTGTAGCTGGTTTGCAGTTTGAAGTGGCTGTGTTTACCAATTTAACCCGCGATCACCTGGATTATCACGGCACTATGCAAGCCTACGGCGAAGCCAAGGCTTTGCTGTTTAAAGCTGATTTAGCCAAAAAAGCTGTGATTAATGTCTCCGATGAGTTTGGTCGCCAATTAGCAGCTGACTGCACTCTTCCTGTACTGGCTTATGGTCAGTTCAAAGATTGCCAGGGCTATAGCGAGTATTTGGCTTACGACCAACTGGAAATTACCCCACTGGGTTATCAGTTCCGTTTAAGCAGCCATTTAGGTCAACAGCTGTTGCAGCTTAAAGTGCTGGGTGAATTTAATATTCAAAACGTATTGGCTGCTTTTGGTGCCATGCTGCAATTAGGCCATAGCTTTGAGGCTTTAGTGGGTGCTGCAGAGCAATTATGCAGTGTGCCGGGCCGTATCGAACAGTTTTATCAAGCCCATCGCAAAGTGATGGCTGTGGTGGATTATGCCCATACGCCTGATGCGCTGGAGCAAACTTTAATAGCCGTTCGTAACCATTGTCAGGGCCAGCTTTGGGTGGTCTTTGGTTGTGGTGGCGACCGCGATAAAGGCAAACGACCTTTAATGGGTGCTATCGCGGAGCGGTTGGCGGATCAGTTAATTATTACTGCCGACAATCCACGCACTGAAGATGTGATGGCGATTTGTCTGGATATAGCTGCAGGTTGCACAGAGCAGCAGTATCAGCTGATCACCGACCGTAAGACGGCGATACGCACTGCTTTAGAACAAGCCAAGGCTGGTGATCTGGTATTGATCGCCGGTAAAGGCCACGAAGATTATCAAATCATTGGCCATGAAGTTTTACCCTACGACGAACGTGCCTTTGTCCGACAACTGGTGACGGAGACTGCTTTATGA
- the mraY gene encoding phospho-N-acetylmuramoyl-pentapeptide-transferase → MLVWLAEYLTQYINAFNVFSYLTFRSILGILTALMLSLYFGPKLIAKLQQLQIGQTVRDDGPQSHFSKKGTPTMGGLLILGSVLTSILLWADLANKYVWVVIFTLISFGWIGFIDDYRKVVRKDPKGLIAKWKYFWQSLFAVAIAFFLYASAERPAETSLVVPFIKDVLPQLGFIFIALCYFVIVGTSNAVNLTDGLDGLAIVPTIMVAFAFAIIAYASGNVNFANYLNIPYLPHASELVVVCAALVGAGLGFLWFNTYPAQVFMGDVGSLALGAVLGVIAILVRQEIVLFIMGGVFVMETVSVILQVGSYKLRGQRIFRMAPIHHHYELKGWPEPRVIVRFWILSVIFVLIGLATLKLR, encoded by the coding sequence ATGTTAGTGTGGTTAGCCGAGTATTTAACTCAATATATCAATGCCTTTAACGTATTCAGTTACCTGACCTTCAGGTCTATTCTGGGTATTCTAACGGCCTTAATGCTGAGCCTGTATTTTGGCCCCAAGCTGATCGCTAAGTTACAACAACTGCAAATTGGTCAAACCGTACGGGATGATGGCCCACAAAGCCATTTCTCGAAAAAAGGCACCCCTACTATGGGCGGTTTGCTGATTTTAGGTTCAGTGCTGACCAGTATTCTGTTATGGGCCGACTTGGCGAATAAATACGTTTGGGTGGTGATTTTTACGCTGATCAGCTTTGGCTGGATTGGTTTTATTGATGACTATCGCAAAGTAGTGCGTAAGGATCCGAAGGGCCTGATCGCTAAGTGGAAATACTTCTGGCAGTCCTTGTTTGCTGTGGCTATCGCATTTTTCCTCTATGCCTCGGCAGAACGTCCGGCTGAGACTAGTTTAGTGGTGCCATTTATTAAAGATGTGCTGCCACAGCTGGGTTTTATCTTTATTGCTTTGTGTTACTTCGTCATTGTGGGTACCAGCAACGCGGTGAATTTAACCGATGGTTTAGACGGTTTAGCCATAGTGCCAACCATTATGGTGGCCTTTGCTTTTGCCATCATCGCTTACGCCAGCGGTAACGTGAATTTTGCCAATTATCTGAATATTCCTTATCTGCCTCACGCCAGTGAACTGGTGGTGGTTTGTGCTGCGCTAGTCGGCGCTGGCCTGGGTTTCCTTTGGTTTAATACCTATCCGGCTCAGGTCTTTATGGGCGATGTAGGTTCTTTAGCTTTAGGTGCAGTGCTGGGCGTGATTGCCATTTTAGTCCGTCAGGAAATTGTGCTCTTTATTATGGGCGGCGTTTTTGTGATGGAAACTGTGTCTGTGATTTTGCAGGTTGGTTCTTACAAATTACGCGGCCAGCGGATTTTCCGTATGGCGCCTATTCATCACCACTACGAATTAAAAGGCTGGCCTGAACCTCGCGTTATTGTGCGGTTCTGGATTTTGTCCGTCATTTTTGTGCTGATTGGTTTAGCTACTTTAAAACTGAGATAA